The genome window AACCACTGCAGAGATCGCTTGAATCGAGTGCATTGACAATGAAAGGGAATCGCCAAGATGCAGGATAAAAACAGGCGCAAGTCCGTGTAATCATTGAAACTTTTGGATGACAACAGCGTTGAGGAGACCAGCCTGTTCGAGAGTCTGCGACTCGTCAGTGAGCGGCTTGGGCGGGAAAGATGAGTTGAGCACATAGCTTCGAGTCGACATTCCCGGGTTCGCACTGTAGCGAAGCATAGAACAAGGTGGTTAGCGCACAGCAATTGGCAAAGATCCAAAGGCAGACTGCTTACACTTACGCATTGATGTAGCTTCTCAAGTCAGCGATTGTGTGCTGCGTGTTGAAACGAGCGGTCATCCTCTGACCATCGCCCAATCGCACCTGTAGCTGCGTGGTCGGCTTGTCGGTGTCCACCTTGAAATCGCCCGTGGAAGCCGTGGCGGCACTTGCCGAGGATGAagccgcagcagcggtaGGCTGCGACCTGGATGACGAAGCGGATGACGAAGCGAATGAAGCAGGAGCGGGCGACCCGAGTCGATTGCCCGAGCCGGCGAAAGGCTTCATTGGCGGAGGTTTGTACTCTTCGTCGGTGCGTCGGTGGACGTGAACGTGCACTTGCTGGCCAAAACGGATGTTGAGGAGGTCCAAGGGAGCGTGTCCCGAGTTAATTGCCGCAAGCGTCTGAGCATGTGCGGGATCGTCGTAGCGCATCAGCTCACCGTCTTCTACCGAGAACCCATCCTTCCAGAAGGTGAGATTTCGAATTGCCACCTCCccatcttcctcctcgtcgttcGCTTCGTTGgcgccagcaccacccAACCTGCTACCGAATCCACCGGGCATCGAAGGAGTCGAAAGGGACGATGATTCGGCTTCTGCAGCGTCGTTGATGGTCCTGCCGCGGCCCGTGAATGCGAAGGAGGCCGAAGACGGAGGTTTGCTTCCCGAAGCTTTGGCCCTACCCGCAGCAAGTTCCTCGGGATGGCGCTTGCCCTCTTCGGCAGCACGTTTCAGGATCTCTTGCACCAGATCTCCCCCTGGCTGATTCCTGCGACGCCGTGCTTCGGGATTCTCGACGCTGAGCGCGCTCCTCTCACCACCGGCGTAGTAATTCAtctcatcatcgtctccttcatcgtcgtcgccatcgtcacTAGAAGCCCTCTTTCCACTGGCTGGACTACTGTTCAAAGTCTGTAAATCACGGAAGGTCGCGATACCGCCACTGGCCCTCGAACGAGAAGATTGGCTCGATGCCAAGGAGGTGGATCCGAAGCCAGAGAGACTGGAGGGGTCTACGGGCTGACCTGACAGCGTACGTGGCCCCGTATAGTTTTGCTCAACGCTAGGAGAAGAGCTCGCTTCTGCGGTGTCTTCCACTCCTGCTCCAGCTTCCGACTGTGAAGGTTCCGATTCGTagaagctcgacatggcGGTCTGCAGGTCGCCGCCCGAGGCTTCGAGAAAGAAGCGGGCGCGGTCGGCCGAAGCGCCAGTGATCGCTGCAAATTGCTGAATGctctcgtccatctcggatACAAGGTATTTCTCTAGAACAGCGAAAGTAGTAGAAAGGAGGAAAGGAGGAAAGGAGGAAAGGCGGTAGAAGAAGGAGCCGAAGGTGAAGCTGAGAACGACAcgtaatcgtgaatcgtgaatcgtgaatggccAACAAGTGGAGGAACTGCGCTGCAAAACGTGCTGCTTCCAGCGCGCATGGGCCGGCAGTTGAACACAAAGATCTGGGTTGGCGAAGAAAAGAGG of Mycosarcoma maydis chromosome 7, whole genome shotgun sequence contains these proteins:
- a CDS encoding protein phosphatase regulator SHP1 (related to SHP1 - potential regulatory subunit for Glc7p), encoding MDESIQQFAAITGASADRARFFLEASGGDLQTAMSSFYESEPSQSEAGAGVEDTAEASSSPSVEQNYTGPRTLSGQPVDPSSLSGFGSTSLASSQSSRSRASGGIATFRDLQTLNSSPASGKRASSDDGDDDEGDDDEMNYYAGGERSALSVENPEARRRRNQPGGDLVQEILKRAAEEGKRHPEELAAGRAKASGSKPPSSASFAFTGRGRTINDAAEAESSSLSTPSMPGGFGSRLGGAGANEANDEEEDGEVAIRNLTFWKDGFSVEDGELMRYDDPAHAQTLAAINSGHAPLDLLNIRFGQQVHVHVHRRTDEEYKPPPMKPFAGSGNRLGSPAPASFASSSASSSRSQPTAAAASSSASAATASTGDFKVDTDKPTTQLQVRLGDGQRMTARFNTQHTIADLRSYINAANPGMSTRSYVLNSSFPPKPLTDESQTLEQAGLLNAVVIQKFQ